The Bubalus kerabau isolate K-KA32 ecotype Philippines breed swamp buffalo chromosome X, PCC_UOA_SB_1v2, whole genome shotgun sequence genome has a segment encoding these proteins:
- the LOC129638834 gene encoding uncharacterized protein LOC129638834 isoform X1 yields the protein MPSTLPGSRIWPPPAAPTHCPAHRVPQPMSVTGMILCEARILPPSPRPTRSNKGEVWPAGRESCPSTPVLQDRLWLQPSVPAACLFPGGQGVVSLLSLVGSHCLSCHTFLTKRISQLLGDAAQTSSTPSTTTHFFGQSLPRLVCLWLQDGPPSSWSHR from the exons ATGCCTTCCACCCTCCCAGGGTCTCGAATCTGGCCGCCTCCAGCCGCCCCCACCCATTGCCCGGCCCACCGTGTTCCACAGCCCATGAGTGTGACTGGGATGATTCTCTGTGAAGCCCGGATCCTGCCCCCTTCCCCCCGCCCCACACGGAGTAACAAGGGAGAG GTGTGGCCCGCTGGGAGGGAATCTTGCCCAAGCACTCCTGTTCTCCAGGACCGCCTATGGTTGCAGCCCTCAGTGCCTGCTGCCTGCCTCTTCCCTGGAGGTCAAG GTGTGGTCAGCCTTCTCTCGCTGGTGGGAAGCCACTGCCTTTCCTGCCACACGTTCCTCACCAAGAGGATCTCCCAGCTCCTGGGTGATGCTGCCCAGACCTCCTCAACACCCAGCACCACCACCCacttctttggccagtctttgcCGAGGCTTGTCTGTCTTTGGCTCCAGGATGGCCCACCATCCAGTTGGAGCCACAGATGA
- the LOC129638834 gene encoding uncharacterized protein LOC129638834 isoform X2 codes for MVAALSACCLPLPWRSRAGKSHEVGGSREIWGFPLSSRHPSLPEAEGGAIHSPGRIRCQVWSAFSRWWEATAFPATRSSPRGSPSSWVMLPRPPQHPAPPPTSLASLCRGLSVFGSRMAHHPVGATDEKQCQCPAAPCAQNQQLWNPSPRVHSCSGIISGEGGGALVGIFQGPLLHPFPLGHWSFLIYWFKFSIPSRYEP; via the exons ATGGTTGCAGCCCTCAGTGCCTGCTGCCTGCCTCTTCCCTGGAGGTCAAG GGCTGGGAAAAGCCACGAGGTTGGTGGCTCTCGCGAGATCTGGGGCTTCCCATTGAGCAGTCGTCACCCTTCCCTGCCTGAAGCCGAAGGAGGGGCTATCCACAGCCCAGGCAGGATCAGGTGTCAG GTGTGGTCAGCCTTCTCTCGCTGGTGGGAAGCCACTGCCTTTCCTGCCACACGTTCCTCACCAAGAGGATCTCCCAGCTCCTGGGTGATGCTGCCCAGACCTCCTCAACACCCAGCACCACCACCCacttctttggccagtctttgcCGAGGCTTGTCTGTCTTTGGCTCCAGGATGGCCCACCATCCAGTTGGAGCCACAGATGAAAAGCAATGCCAGTGTCCAGCTGCCCCATGTGCCCAGAACCAGCAGCTCTGGAACCCCAGCCCCCGAGTACATTCTTGTAGTGGGATCATTTCAGGGGAGGGGGGTGGCGCTTTGGTTGGCATTTTCCAAGGCCCTCTCCTGCACCCTTTTCCTTTGGGTCACTGGTCTTTTCTTATTTACTGGTTCAAGTTCTCTATACCTTCACGATATGAGCCCTGA